One Phaseolus vulgaris cultivar G19833 chromosome 2, P. vulgaris v2.0, whole genome shotgun sequence DNA window includes the following coding sequences:
- the LOC137809079 gene encoding uncharacterized protein: MSSGGSDQPSPIPDATQSTPPVQDVIASTPSPRVGSNASTPPDITPSPYTNLGGTHSASATNNLEDEVLLAGDRPLIQPIGGGFNPSKIASKAITATIKQQFGESWPTWGAIPKGERDIFFQRFKRKVTWRAEDEEKVKKNFHTKASHTLSQMFKDARQEGKQPEWIGSNVWNNLQEHWNMDVYRSKCDTTKKNRLSEKGGCLHTGGSISVHEHAIRLTEELGRLVHVDEVFQQTHIRKSTGDFVDDRSRRTHEDFESRLSQALSESQSTSISTPLDPAEEERLRSRCWLETVGGRYKGRVYGVGRVDRQNDCVGRYLQETQPSSSNKKANSEEIVELRQHIEHMDARFQNFQNFMMQYLPPEAAAAAQ; this comes from the exons ATGTCATCAGGAGGTTCTGATCAACCATCACCGA TACCAGATGCTACCCAATCCACCCCACCAGTACAAGATGTTATTGCATCAACACCATCTCCACGTGTTGGTTCTAATGCATCAACCCCACCAGATATTACACCATCCCCATATACAAATCTTGGAGGGACGCACTCAGCTTCTGCAACGAATAACTTAGAGGACGAGGTCCTCTTAGCTGGTGATCGTCCTCTGATTCAACCTATTGGGGGAGG GTTTAATCCATCAAAAATTGCATCAAAGGCCATCACTGCCACCATCAAGCAACAATTTGGTGAGTCATGGCCAACATGGGGGGCAATCCCAAAGGGTGAACGAGATATATTTTTTCAACGTTTTAAG AGGAAGGTCACATGGAGGGCTGAGGACGAggaaaaagttaagaaaaattTTCATACAAAAGCTTCTCACACCCTTTCACAAATGTTTAAAGATGCTCGCCAAGAAGGTAAACAACCAGAATGGATTGGCAGTAATGTTTGGAACAACCTCCAAGAACACTGGAACATGGATGTGTATCGATCCAAATGTGATACAACTAAAAAGAATCGTTTGTCTGAAAAAGGTGGATGTCTGCACACTGGAGGATCTATTAGTGTTCATGAACACGCTATTCGTTTG ACAGAGGAGCTTGGCCGCTTGGTCCATGTTGATGAAGTGTTTCAACAAACACATATACGGAAGAGCACTGGAGATTTTGTTGATGATAGATCAAGGCGGACTcat gaAGATTTTGAAAGTAGATTGTCTCAAGCATTATCTGAGTCACAATCTACCTCAATATCTACTCCATTAGATCCTGCTGAGGAGGAAAGATTGAGAAGCCGTTGTTGGTTAGAAACTGTAGGTGGAAGGTACAAGGGACGAGTATATGGGGTTGGACGTGTTGATCGTCAGAACGACTGTGTTGGTCGCTACCTACAAGAAACACAACCATCTTCTAGTAATAAGAAGGCTAATTCAGAAGAAATTGTTGAACTTAGGCAGCATATTGAacacatggatgcaaggtttcaaaactttcaaaatttcATGATGCAATATCTACCACCTGAGGCAGCAGCTGCAGCACAATAG